The nucleotide window ATAATAATTTTAGGAAGATTCCCAGGGTTGTAAGTTTTAAATACCGGGCTACAAGGCTGCAGGAATGCCCAGCTCCCTCCAAACTGCAAATGCTTAATACATCACTTTGTTGTGGTGTTTTCCTACATTATTTTGGAGATAAGAATCAAATGAAATCTATATCCTAACAAAGGGAAGGAGAACGTCCCTATTTAAAACCCGTCAAATCTCACCGCTTAACTTTTGTTGGGCTATGAGACACTCAACACAACTTCAAAAGTACAAGCTGCAAAGAGGAAACCACCTTCTGCCACACAGCTTTAATTTCGTATTTCACATCTATCAttttagaatcatggaatcatggaatgggttgggttggaaggaccttaaaagtcatccagttccacctcatgccatgggcagggacaccttccactggaccagggctctaagccccatccaacctggccttggatactgtggaaggaaaaacaaaacaaaagtgtcATGTGAGGGCTTTTTGCCAAAAGTTCTGGACTTCAGCTCTTCTGGACATCCCAGCTCCTATTTATCCttggtctttaaggtcccttccaacccaaacctgtGATTCCATGTTCAAGTGTTCTGTGAATTCCTCTGCCGAGGAAAACCAAAGGTTGGTGTTGGTGCCAGGGTTGTCAGGGACGGCCATCCCAGACATCCCCTGTTTGGATGAATGGAAGAACTTCCCACCTCCTGGGGCTGGCCTTCCGCATCTGGTGATGAACAGGCTGTGAACCGGAGACATCTCCTCTTTCACGTGACAGAGTGTGTtctcccattaaaaaaatactggcaGGGAATCTTTTGTTCATGTTTCTCACTGTAAAACAAACGTTTAAAATGAACTACTGGGTATTTTGTACAATGATCTGTCTGTTAAACTCATTCGTGTGACAGAACACACCAGGAGAAAGGTTCCTGTATGCTGGTCTGGCTTGGGATTTTATTGTGTGACATTGATTCCTGATGTTGGATTGTAAATGCAAGAAAAACCTATAAGAAAGGTGTAACACATTGTGGGTGCCCCTTTGTGCTGAAGGCCACAACACAGCAGTGTCTCACCCAACTTTCCAGAGCTGTGAGGTGCTTCCCTGAGGCTCCAGGTGACTTCTTGCACTTTGTGCCACTCGATCTGTCCTTCTGTCCCATCTCAGGCCTGTGTGCCATCACTGGAGTGTCCGTGTTTGCCAACATGCTGGTCACAAACTTCTGGATGTCCACCACTAACATGTTCCAGGGAATGCAGAACGTCCAGAACAGGTGGGTGCTCAGCTGGCTCTGGGTGCTCCATGGTGGAAATCTCCCTCAGGGCTGAAGGATTGGAAAACTCTGGGAGTATATTGGGATGGTTGCAGGACTTGGAAGATTATTCTTGGCAGAAAGACCCTCTTGTCTGGGCTGGAGATAAGCAAATAGGCTGGGATGTCTCTGTCCTTGAAGCTCAAGAATGAGCTTGGGAGGCCTTTGGGGTTCAGACCACAGGGGGACTTCTGGGTGCAGCTGTAGGGCCAGAGGGGGGATGCTAATGTTCAGTGTGTCTCGGCAGCAGCAGACAGGAGCTGTCACACCCTAACCAGCCGTGCCTGTTTTGCAGGTACACCTTTGGCTCAGCCCTCTTTGTCGGATGGGTGGCAGGGGGCCTGGCCCTCGTGGGAGGCATCATGATGTGCCTTGCTTGCAAAGGGCTCATCCCAGAAGAATCCCGGTAAGCTGAGCTGGGGTAGCTGTGAGAAGGCATTGCAGAAAACCTGGGCTGTCCACATGTCCCACAGCTGGCCCAGGATGTGTGGATGTGTAACACCCCCGTCATGACAGTTCTCATGATGATGTTCCCATCATCATGAGTccttcaggttggaaaagacctttaagatcagAGTCCAGCCATTGattcagcactgccaaggccaccactacATGAAGTCCGTGATTACTGAGTTGCCCTCTGTGGGTCCAAAGTGAGCatttcccctccctcaccctgtgACTCACACACGAATGGAGAGGGCATGAGAACTGACCTCAAAATGTGACATTTGCACTGTGCTGGTGGATTCAGGCCCATGAATTGCACAGCAGATCATTAGCAGGGGTAGATTGCATCAGCTGAGCCATGATTTACATGGAATAATAGAATTCCAGAGCtctttgggttgggagggaccttaaaaaccatctcattccacccctgccatgtgcagggacaccttccatagACCGGGTAGCTCCAAGCCTTGTCCggcctggcctggaacacttccaggaatggtgtAACATCCCTAGGAACTTGTACCCTGACACAGCTGGTTATTGCAGTTGAGTCCATCACTCCACAAAGGATTTACTCAAGTGAAAAAAAGTATAAGTTTACGAAAGAACGGGACTTGCAGCCTGTCCATGGATGGTGGGCTGAGCTCTCTGAGTGCCTCCAGGTGATGACACAGCACGAAGTTCCCTCAAACCCACCATGAGCACAGGGCACCACGTTGGGCAGTCACAGCCCCTCCAGAGGCTGATGTTCCTCTTGTGTCTCTTCCAGCTACAAAGCCGTGTCCTACAACGCCTCTGGCCGGAACATCTCCTACAGGACGGGGCCCTACAAGGTTGGCTCTGGGTATGAAGCTGACCCGAAGACCAGAAAGGGCGCAGGATATGAAGAAACTCCTCGAAGTGAGGATGGGAGACGCTCATACCCTTCGAAATACGACTACGTCTAGCAGACCTTCTGGCCTTGAGTTGTGCTAGCAGATACTTTTAACTTCACAAGCAAAAAGTGCAGCAAGCCAAGCAGTCTGTAAATAGGATTGTGTTTTCTAGCAGGTTTTCTCTACTCTGAGGTTGCATCTTTGTTGTGAACATCAGTTTTACTCGACTGCCCGTTAGTATTAACAGCACCAGCAGGTCTGTGACCAAAGTATCGCCTTGTGGTGCTCTCAGAGTAGAACATTTTGCTCCTATTTTCTGTATAAACTGATATCCAGGAGCAGTGCCTTGTGCCCTTTCCTAATTGCTCAAATGGTGAAAACTCCCCTTTGATAATCACTGTGTATTTGAAGTTAATTCAGTTGTGTCCCCTTGGCTGTGCCCAAAGCAAGCAGAGCCTGTGGTCAGGGTATTGTCCTCCCTGCTGACTTCTCTACCCAGTCCCACCTTTGCTTTGCTGGTTGTACTCCAACGCTGATCTGCTCTGATATTTAATCTGATTTCTGTTACTTAGACATTTGCTGGAGCCTGTGATAGCAAAGTGTATTTATTTCTTCGGATCTCTCCAGGGAATGTGCATAATCCATTGTTATTCCTGCCCTAATAGCTGCCAACCTCCGTGTGCCACCGGTGTTCCCGCAGATGTCATCTTTAATGGAGCCAGGAGAATTTCTCATTTAGAATTAATTAGAGTTACCTTTGGAGCAGGAATCCCAGGGAGAATTAGATGTGTAACTCCACACTGACATCAGGACTTCCCTGGGGTAATTCTCCCCCCCAGTGATGGGAAGATTAACTCCATTGTGGGACGTTGCCTCCTGCAGCCAATCCATCAGAGAGGAAGTTTATTTGAAGGGGGGAGAGATGTCAGAACTTTTGTGGGAAGAGAGAGCTGTGAGCTCTTAGCAGGTCCTCCCACCTGGCTCCAGAGCACATCCTAAAAAAGCTCGAGGCAATGCCTATGAAtagaaaaaaagggataaatCAGAGATAAAAAAGGGGTCCAGACCCTCCAAAATAACCATTTTAACGGCATCTGCAGTGGGCTTGAGCACCACTCCTCAGGATTACAAGTTCTCTGCAGGAGTTCAATTCAGGCAAAATTGTTTTGGTGAAATGCTGGTGTTCCCTGAGTGTTTGATACCCTGGAGGGATCCGAATCTACAGCTGAACATTTCTGCAGAGTTGGCCCTTCAGAAGGTCAAGTTACCACCAGCCCAGCTGGCATCTCTGGTGGCTCCTAGGATTAGAGGGGGCAGGCTGTGCTCCCAGTGAGCACAAACTGCATCCCCCACCTCCCCATGCCCATCACCGCTCCACAGCCCTCAGCTTTCCATAACCTCCAGCTCTCCATAACCACCACATGGAGCCAAATCCCCAGCAACAAAGGCCCAGGAGATCCTGGGGAAGGTCAGCAAGAGGACGAGGGAACACCTGGCAGGTGGCTGGAGGAAACAGCCACCATGCAGAGGGGTGGGAAGATCTTGCAGCCAACAGCAGCTCGGGCTGGATGTTGGCCACCTGGGAGAAATCCCTGCAGGATGTCAGTGCTGACCCTCCCTTTTGTTCGGGCAAAGGACTCGCTTTAAGGacttgtttttaaaggaaaagaatttattttgcagaGGTAGATCCTGttctattttaaaaaggttGTTACTCTTTTCCATGGTTTGTATGTCTCAGTATAAACTtagattttctgccttttttttgcctgctggatttttttttttttttttttttgcttgtttgttttgttggttgttgttttcttttttttacatgaaTATTAAGAGAAAGTCTTAAAACCAGAATCACAGTTTCCAGTTGTTGTCTTTTTGAAAAAATCAACAGCTCCAACCTTCCTGCTTGGCCAAAGTCCCCCCAGCTTGTGTTCTGCGTGTTCTTGGAAGGAGTatggacacagctgggacattgagggaaaaaagaaaagatttgggtgttttattttcttagtaaGATATAACGAGTCACATGATGAgagaaaacaccagaaaatcAGGTTAATAATTATTGGGGGACCCCAAATCAGTGACGTGATGAAGTCAGAGACCCTGATCTTGCTGAGGAGTAGAGTGCAGCAAGTTTCAGAGTAGATATTAAACACTTCTAAACACTTCATTGTTCTTAGGAGGGCAGAAAAATTGCGGGTATGTTCTCAGCCTCCACTGGAAAGGGGCTGAAAAGCCCAGGAATGTTTAATTTAGATAGGAAACCCCTAAGTGGTGCTGAGGGAAAGGTACACAGGGGAATGCAAAAGGCAGGAAAACGCCCAGAAAAATTCGAAATGCACGTTTACCACTGAGtcagaactgaaaaaattcCCGAGGAAACAGCTTTGAaagttacattttatttttctgctacaCAAATGCTGTGACAAAGTCTCCGAGCCGGCTATCTCTCGGTCACACTTTGATGTGTGCAGGCGTGTAGATGACAAGATTAGGGGCAGGAGCGTTATGGGGAGCTGAGAGAGAGAGCTGTATCCGGGAATTCCTGCCCTCGCTGAGCTCCTAATCTTCCAGCatcagttttcatttccttgccCTGACCGAAAACACACAGGCTGAAACATTTTAATGCAGTGAACTCCACTGAAAAGAAATCCCATTCTGGAGcagagaataatttatttatgaGCCTGGTTGTGGCGTAACTACACTTGGTGTCGCAGCTGCTCCTGTGTTTGTGGCCCTAAGGGACCTTATCTCGTGCTGGGCACCATGGAGGGTGGTGCACATCATTGTTGGGAATGACAGCACTGGGAGAATCTGCATCCACAGCCACggaactgcagctcctgctgcagagagaacTCGGGATttggacatggagctgctggagagagcccagaggatgctccaggatgagcagagggatggagcagctctgctgggaggaaaggctgcgagagctgggattgttcagcctggagaagacatcaggggtgacctcactgtggccttgcagggcctgaaggagccaacaggaaacatggagagaggTAATTTGCAATGgactggagtgccaggacaaaggggaatggcttcaaactgaaagaggggaaatttaggttggatatacggaagaaatccttccctgtgagggtggtgaggccctggcacagggtgcccagagaagctgtggctgcccctggatccctggaagtgtccaaggccaggttggatggagcttggagcaacctgggctagtggaaggtgtccctgcccatggcagggggtaggaCTGGATGAaccttaaggtcccttcccacccaaaccattccatgattctgtgattccttgtCTTGGACACTGACTCAAGTATCCCCTTTTCAGCTGAGCTGATGTCTCCTCTAAGCCCTGAAGCCAAAATTATCTGCTTGGGAAATCTCTGGGTCTTTACGGAGCCCAAAGTTCCCTCTTCCAAGATttctctgcagcccagcaggctaaaaaatgtaattataatACCCTAATTACTTCTTGGACTTGGAGATCCAGAAGCACCCTCAGGATGAGGACAGCCCATCATGTCCCAGTGCTCCTAGGGAAGGACACAAACCTCTGAGCTACATCCACAGCCCCCTGTGCCAAGGGAAGGGGGACACTTGCCCAGGTGCTGCCTGGGGACCATCCTGGGGCCACCCACCCCAAACACAACCCCTGCCCTCCATGCCATGCGTTCCAGGAAGACACTTCACCCTCCAGGATGTGAATTTGGGCTCTGAGATCCATCACATGAGGCcggagctgctggaaggagcagcacaCGGCACTGGACCAAATCcatcctgcctgcctgtgggctgggaggagcagctccatATTTGCTGGGCTAAACTGGGCTTGCTGGTTTGGCCAATTGCATGGCAACAAGGAGCTTTGGGCCTCTGAAATTCCTTGGCTGAGTAAAGCCTGGAAAAAACCAGACCCCAGAGACTGCAGAACGTGTGGCCCTGTGAGTAAATCCAgtgtttccagctgctgttgctggTGAGGGAGGGAAGACAACCCCCTGCCACCTTTAATTTTGCCTTTATTGACCATAAACTGCAGGGCATGGATTTGGTAGCACTTGCAGAACCGAGGGAGAGGAGTTGGGGAACTCATGAACAGCTTGTGGGGTTTTGCTTCCACAAATTTGATCGTCCTCCAAAACATGCATTTCCCATTCAGAGGAGCTAATTAAATCTAGGCTTGCCTAATAAAGCCGAGCCTGCAAAGGCTGGGTGCATTCTCTGCCAGCTCTGAAGAGGTTCTTCCTGAGCCCCTGCAAGATTTGGAGCGTGTGAGAGCACGCTGGATTTGCATGGACTTTGACCAAGGGACCGTATCTGGAGCTACAAATTGGACTAGGAGATAAGAACTCTCCTGAAATCTATATGCAATTAAAAGCCCAATCTTCCTCCCTATAGTGACAAGGTTATTGCTTTTATGGAGCTGAACAGAGATGAATGAGTCTATGGATTAATGGCACTAAGATTTATGACACTGAGCTTGCCCCAAATATTATGGGAGAATAGCTCTCTGGGTGAGATATTCCAGCTGAATAAATTTGataggatttttattttcctttattatattttttttcagctttgggAGAGAGCTATGCTGCATTCAGAGCTTGTTAGTGCTGTGGGTTGAATATTTACCGATATTCCCTTGTGTATCCATGATTTATAAAAGTATTACCAGTCACAGGAGCCCATGAAGAAAAAGTCATTGGGAAAAACAAAGCCCACAAACCCACTGATTTGTGTGATTTCTCCTTCAGTTAATTGGCCAGTTCTTTATCTTGCTGGCTCTGGGCTTGTTTTACTTTTCCCAGAGACTTCAGAGAGGATAAAGCCAAAGGAGAAATGGGGTGTTAGCAGTCGGTGAAGACCATGGAAAaccctctgtgctgtgctgagctaAACTAAACAGCTAAAAAATGAAGAGGAGGCAAATAAAAACCCATGGGAATTGAAGGAGAGCGGTTTGGAAGGGATGGAATtacacagccagggcagggcagaggggtgaGGACTGAGGGAAAACCATGCCCAGGGAAAACCAGGGCTGTTGGACAGGCCCTGCTCCTCCAAATCCCACCAGCATGCAAAGACTGCATCATCCATCACTTAAAAAAACTTTGGGAGTTGTTTcaagccaggttggacagggcttggagcaacctggtctagaggaagATGTCCCTGGGGGTGGAaaaagatgggctttaaggtctcttccaacccaaaccatcctgggattttCTGACTTTGAGGCAAAGCCTCTGGGTGTTGAGCATCAAGGACAGGGGCGAGTTTTCCAGCCCATGGACTGAGCCTGAGCCAccaccctgcagcacctgcaagCCCCAGGACGGCAGGGCACGGTCACAGCATGGATTTGCTCCCAAGTTCCCATGGAAAGCGCTGGCTCAAGATGTCCAATGTGGAGCAAAACCTCTTTATTCCACATCTCAGCTCCCTCACTGCTCAGGGTATGAGTGCCACCCTCCTCTGGGCACAAGGCTCTCAGCTGTTTCTGGACTTTCCCAAACTTaggggaagttttcccccaCTTTTCCACCACCACCTGGACTTGGGGTTTGAAGCTCACCAAAAGCACCTCAGGCAGGAAAACTGCTgggaaaaccaacagaaaagTGATTCTTGCACTTGTTGGCAGCTGAATGAGCAGGCACCTGCCTTGGCACCAG belongs to Corvus moneduloides isolate bCorMon1 chromosome 10, bCorMon1.pri, whole genome shotgun sequence and includes:
- the CLDN18 gene encoding claudin-18 isoform X1 codes for the protein MSTTLCQVMGFLVSSLGIAGSIMATAMDTWSTQDLYDNPVTAVFQYQGLWRSCVRQSSGFTECRPYFTILGLPAMFQAVRALMIVGIVLGILGLFVCIFALKCIRIGSMEDTAKANMTLTSGIMFIVAGLCAITGVSVFANMLVTNFWMSTTNMFQGMQNVQNRYTFGSALFVGWVAGGLALVGGIMMCLACKGLIPEESRYKAVSYNASGRNISYRTGPYKVGSGYEADPKTRKGAGYEETPRSEDGRRSYPSKYDYV
- the CLDN18 gene encoding claudin-18 isoform X2, producing the protein MSVTICQSMGFVVSALGIGGIIASTCMDQWSTQDLYNNPVTAVFNYQGLWRTCVRESSGFTECRGYFTILGLPAMFQAVRALMIVGIVLGILGLFVCIFALKCIRIGSMEDTAKANMTLTSGIMFIVAGLCAITGVSVFANMLVTNFWMSTTNMFQGMQNVQNRYTFGSALFVGWVAGGLALVGGIMMCLACKGLIPEESRYKAVSYNASGRNISYRTGPYKVGSGYEADPKTRKGAGYEETPRSEDGRRSYPSKYDYV